GGTTCATCCTGGGAATATACTCCGCCTTAGGCGGGCCATTCCGCAccctcatctcatccacatACACCAACACGGGCACCGTCTTAGCCTCATTCCCATCCACATTCATCCACTTAACCACttccgcctccaccacccacttgTTATAACTCCCATGACcctgctccttctccctcaccatGCCCTCCACCGTCCCTTCCTCAGCAGCATCCGGAGCCGAGTAATCCACGCCCTCAAACCCATCGAGAatcctctcatcctcctctcccataTCATATAACACACCGTACACGGCATCCTCGTCAGCACCGCCAGCAACACCCACCTCGCCGGTCGAGATGCACTCGGCTTGCTGCTTCGAGACGCACATCTCAGCGGGGGGCACAACGTTGGCGTAGCCGCCCTCGTGGATCAGCCAACGCCATTTGGGGAGGCGGGCGATGGCGAGCGggatggacgaggaggggagggcgGTGCAACGGGTAGCCATTTGCGTGGGGGAGAGGTTGGAGCCGTAGGCAAAGTAGAGGGGTTTAGCGGTACCACTAGAGAgggtggttgtgggggtGAGTTCGGTGAgagttgttgtggtggttgtggtgggttTGGCTGCTGAGGTGGCAGTAGTGATATTGatgagggtggagggggtggtggtggtggtgtcgacGTCGAGGTCTGTGTGGAGATGCATTTTGGTTGTGCAGGAAAGTGTTTAGTAGGATTAAATGGTTATGTTGTGATAGTAGGAAGGGATAGGACTGGTATATAGATGTATACTGAGAAAGAGTGAAGAGTACGTAAGAGAGAGTGACTGGAATATAGTACTCGAACCAGCCCAGATAAAATAAACCTAATGGAAAAAGACCAAGTATGTCTTGTTTTAAT
The window above is part of the Aspergillus luchuensis IFO 4308 DNA, chromosome 8, nearly complete sequence genome. Proteins encoded here:
- a CDS encoding gamma-glutamylcyclotransferase family protein (COG:S;~EggNog:ENOG410PYAE;~InterPro:IPR036568,IPR017939,IPR013024;~go_function: GO:0003839 - gamma-glutamylcyclotransferase activity [Evidence IEA]), producing MHLHTDLDVDTTTTTPSTLINITTATSAAKPTTTTTTTLTELTPTTTLSSGTAKPLYFAYGSNLSPTQMATRCTALPSSSIPLAIARLPKWRWLIHEGGYANVVPPAEMCVSKQQAECISTGEVGVAGGADEDAVYGVLYDMGEEDERILDGFEGVDYSAPDAAEEGTVEGMVREKEQGHGSYNKWVVEAEVVKWMNVDGNEAKTVPVLVYVDEMRVRNGPPKAEYIPRMNRAIRESVALGLPAKWAEEVMRPAIPLN